In Leptospira montravelensis, the genomic window ATTCGAATCATTCACTACTTGCAAAAACTTAGTTTCGTCTTCGTTCATCACACGGGAACCGTCGGATCCCGTTTCTAAAATTAAATCGTCGCGTCCATCCGAACCAATAAAAAGCACATCTCCTTGTTCCAAAACGAAAACTCGAATACGCACTTGTCCTGCCATTCCTTTGGTTCCGATTTTTCGAAGTTCTAACTCATCTTCGATAAAAGAAGCAACTCCATCTCTGTACAATACTGTCCAAGGATGTTCTGCATTGAGATAATACAATACCCCTGTATCTTCTTCCACTAAACCCAGAACAACAGATACAAGCATTGACCCATCAAAAGATTCAAATATAGTTTGGAGTTCGTAAAAACATTCTTTGATCCATCGTTCCGGAGATTTGGACTGGCTTTCCAATAAAAGTTGTGTACGTTTGATAAAAGATAAAAATACAACACCTAACACAAGTGCGCCGCCAGCACCTTGGATGGACTTACCCATTGCGTCTCCATTAATAAAAACGAAATATTTTTTACCGTTAAGAACTATATCATCACAAATAATCAGGTCTCCACCGATCTCTTTGGTTTTTCCTTTAAATTCGAATTCTTTTTTTTGTTTGGTATAGGATTGGATTCCAATCATTTCTGAATGAGATTTTTTGGAATCGTTCAGTGGATCCAAAAGCAGTGAGGTTAAAAAATAATCTCCATCTTGTTGGACTTTTAATTCCTGAACACGAGTGAGAGTTTCTTGTAATTCATTTGTTCTTTCCACAACCTTTCTTTCTAGGTTGGCGTTAAGTTCTTCGACTTGTTTATGGACACGCAAAAACCGATTGGCCAAAACAACAGCAATCCCTAAAACAAAAAATAAAAATCCAAACCTAGATAAATTTAAATTTTGGATTGGAATCAATCCAGAAGCACCCAAAATATCCCAAATGGCGGTAAACATCAAAAACAATATGCCAACTAATAATCTTTTGGCGTCTTTATTGTTTTTCATCACGGCTCTCACAGTGATATAAAACAATACCACACTGAATGCTAACACCGAACCCTGCCAAACTCTCAAAAACACAATTGAACTGGCACGATTAACAAAAAACTGAACGATAGCTAGCGTTAAACTAAATACAAAATATCCTTTTGTGATGATACTGATTCGTTTGCGAAAAAAAGTATCAACGAATAACAAAAGCCATGTGGGTGTCAAAAAAACGATAAAATATTCTAATTTTGTAGTGGTAAATGAATCCACATCCCATCGATAGATGGCTTGGGATCTAAAATAAAGGTAAGCCGACAAAAACACGGCAAACAAAGCAAAGTAAAAATTGTATGTTTCATTACGGCGTTTCCAATAAAACAAACCATGATAAATTCCAACAAAAAAGTATAAAAAAAGTAACATAAAAGTTGCATATTCTTCTTCAACTTTTTTTAATTCCGTATAACGATCAATAGATGAATTAAAATCATTAAAAACATTGCAATAATTTAATTCTTCACCTGCTTCTGAGGCCAAAAGAACTCGGATTTCATTTTTCCCAATCTGTAACAAATTTCGAGAAAGTTTGATAAGAATATTTCTTTTGAATCCGTTTCGGACAATATGTCCATTATCTAATGCACCTCCCTTGTCGACTAACTCTCCATTTACATACACTTTGTACACATTTGAAATACAAGGTATATGAAAGGAAAACATATCTGCTTCTGTTTCTTTAAAATCAATTTCAGACAACAAAAATGGTTTTACCATTGTGATTTGTTGTAACTCTCCATCAGGAAATACCAATTGTGATTTGATAGAAACGAGTGGTAACGTTTCCAAAGGGATCCACCCAGAACCCATCGGAAGTTCATACTCAGACCAACCCTTTTTGACATTCCAGTTCTTTGTCAAATCCACAGGCAAAGCAAAGAGAGAAATAGGAAATACAAGAAAAAGAAAGCAGTATAATCTTAAAGGAAATTTCATATAGTAAAGGTTTGAAACTCTAAGGATACACCATAGGTTTCTTCAAAAAGATCTTTTTTTTCTGCCACAGACCAAATTTCTAAATTGGGATCGGTTCCTTTGTGGTGATACAACCGACAAATAACTTTTCCTTTTTCATAGATAGCATCCAATCTTTCAATGATGGATTTTTCTGAACGATCAAGCCCGTCGCCAATGCGAAGAAAGGCTGCCAGTTTTTTGACAAGGAGTTGGTCATCGGGCCTTAGTGCTTTGAACTCTTCATGTTTACCTTTCGGTCCACCCTTTCTATGATAACGAGCTATGAGCGCGATGATTTCAATTTCTGAATTGGAAAAACCCACCATTGCCTCTGAGTTTTTGATGATATAATAACTATGTTTGTGATAATTATGATGAGAAATACATAGTCCCACTTGGTGCAAATAACAAGCTGTTTCTAAATAATCTCTTTCTAAATTACCTAGACCATGCAAATCTTTCAGATCATCAAACATCTGCAAGGTGGTTTTTACAACGGACGCCGCATGTTTTTTTCCAGCGGGATAAAGATTGGCAACGGTTTTGATGGCTTTTTCACGAATATTGTCTAGAGGCGGTAAAGAAGAATCCTTCTGACGAAACCATGATTCGATTGTATCATAAACAATTCCTTCTCTAAGGGCAAACTCACTCACAGTAAACGAAGGAGCTTTGATCCTTTGTAATACTTCATCCAAAACCAAAATCCCACCCACGATGATATCTCCTCGTTTGGCATCAAGGCCTGGAATTTTAAGTCGTTTTTTCAAACTATCCGCATCTAAAATCTGTTTTCTTACATCCTTAAACTGATCGACCGGAATTTCTGTTCCGTTCAATCTGTCCCTTTTTTCCATCTTTTTTTCCAGAACTATGGAGGTCACAGAGGAGATGGTTCCTGAACTTCCCACCACCATAAAGGGTTTCCAAGTTTCGATTTGCGGTAAAAAGGCAGATAACACCGATTCAATGTGAATCCTACATTTTTGAATATCATTGGCACTCAGTGGATCTTTTTTTAAATACTTTTCCGTTAAACGGATGGCACCTAGTTTTAAACTAGTGGAAAAAAGAATCTCACCTTTTTCTCCCACAAGAAGCTCTGTGCTCCCTCCGCCAATGTCGATGAGTAGGATTCGTTTGTCATAAACCGGTAGGCCTTGCAATATCCCTAAATAAATAAGGCGCGCCTCTTCATTTCCTGAGACCACTTGGATTTGAATGCCCGTTTCCTTTTCAGCTCGGTCAAGAAATACCTGGCGGTTTCCTGCTTCGCGAAGGGCACTAGTGGCCACTGCTCGAATTTCTGCGTTGTAACTGTCGGCAAGGGTTTTGAATCGTTTTAAACATGCAAGTCCCCGGTCCATCGCCTCGTCTGTTATGACCGCATAATCACTGCTACCGCTTCCAAGTCTCACCGATTCTTTTTCTTTGGTTAGGTATTCAAGTGTACCATCCGGTCTTAGTTTCACTACAACGATATGGAAGGAATTGGTGCCCAAATCAATGGCAGCAAGGATCTTTTCCGTGCGAAATGCCTGGTTTGGTTTTCGTAAGATTTGTGAGAAAGGAAGCATTTTGTATCTTACTAGCCTATCGAAATTTTTTACGGTTGAAAGCAAAAACCAGCCGAAAATTATGGGGAACGGGTAGAATTCTATTGTTTTGGTGTGAACCCACCGTAAATTCCCCCTTTCGTACTTCTTTCACCAGGATCTGATATGATATTTGATAACCTTTATGGACTTTTCTCGAACGATATGGGAATCGATTTGGGAACCGCGAACACCCTCGTGCATGTGAAAGGACAAGGGATTGTCTTATCAGAACCGTCGGTTGTGGCTGTCCAAGCCTCTACTGGTCGAGTCCTCGCTGTGGGACAAGAAGCAAAACGAATGCTAGGAAGAACTCCTGGTGACATCGTTGCCATCCGCCCTATGAAAGACGGGGTGATCGCCGACTTCGAAACTGTGGAAAAGATGATTCGTTACTTCATCGCTAAAGTCCACAACCGCACTACATTTGTAAAACCGCGCATCGTCATCGGAGTTCCTTCAGGGATTACCGAAGTAGAAAGACGTGCCGTTCGTGAGTCCGCAGAACAAGCCGGAGCCCGAGAAATTTTCCTCATTGAAGAAGCACTCGCTGCTGCCATCGGTGCCAACATCCCCATCCATGAACCAGCAGGGAACATGATTGTGGATATCGGCGGGGGAACCACAGAAATCGCTGTGATCTCTCTTGGTGGTATGGTAATCGCCGAATCCATCCGCACGGGTGGTGATGAATTTGATGAAGCCATTGTGAAATACCTTCGTAACCAATACAACCTAGTCGTTGGTGAAAGAACGGCAGAGGATATCAAACTTACCATCGGAAATGCATTCGCAGACAAACGTGTGGACACGATGGAAGTGAAAGGCCGTGATGCCATCTCTGGTCTCCCACGTACTCTCGAACTTGATTCTAACGAAATCCGTAAAGCCCTGAAAGAACCTACAGACGAAATCCTAGACGGAATTAAATCCGTATTGGAAAGAACTCCTCCGGAACTTGCGGCCGACATCGTAGAACGAGGAATCGTTCTCACAGGTGGTGGTTGCCTTCTCCGTGGTCTTGAACACTACCTCACAAAAGAAACAGGAGTTCCTGTATTCCGTGCTGAAAACCCACTGACTTGTGTGGTTCTGGGAACAGGACGTTACTTGGATGAGTTGAAATACATCAAACCAGGAATCCGATAAACTTCGGTTACATGGTTTGGTGAAAAAGGGGAACGAAAGTTCCCTTTTTTTTGCCTGGAGCTAATGGCGTATGACGGATAGGATGATGTAGGGCGAATATACGAAATACGATTAGTAGCCAAAATAGAGTGCGCTATACGCAATTCAAATAGCTGCATTATTTCACATGCGAAACGAAATGCGTGTAGCTGCAAAGAGATTGTGGATATACGAATCACATATATAAGTTTTAAGTTTTTTGGGGCGCACATTTCCGGCTCTCCGCTGCAATCTTTGCATTCGCAAAGGATTTCCGCTTCGATCCGGGGCGCGGTAATCTAAATTCAAGACCAGAATCCTTTCTTTTTACCTAACTTGGGAGAGTCATCGCCTTTCGATACGGCCTTCGGCCTACCCAAGGCTCCGCCTTTTTTCTTCGGTTTCCTTGAATCATAGACACCTCTTTTTTGATTCACTTACAAAACTAACCTATATTCCTACAGTTTCAGAATCCATTATCTTCTGCTTGATCGAAGTGGAAAAACTTTATGGTCGGGGCCTCTCTATCATCGATATCAATCTCTATGCTTCCGCCAAGGCGGAAGGAGTCAAAATCTGGACGAAAGATAAAAATCTCTCCAAGCTTTGCGAAAAGTCACATTTGTTATATACAGGAAACTAAAAAGACGGTAGAGAAGGATTCATCTTCCAATAGCCTTTGAAAGGAAGTTAGGGACTGGAACGACGCTTGCGTAAGCAATATGCGATGAGTCCAAGGATTCCTGTTGCAAACACAGTCGAAATGGTTCCAGTAATGATATCCTTAAGCATAGTTATTCCCGGCTCCCGAAACTATATATTGCTAAAATGCAATGTTAATTCCAGCTTATGGTAACTGGTTTGATATTCCCCGTTTCATGGTACCAATGAAAAAAAAACTTCGGAATTAGGATTTAAAGTCCAATCATTGCCGTCGATATCAATTTCTCCACCGTTATTAGTCTGAAGTCTTTTCCGTAAAGGTTCGGGCAGAGCTCGACCCAGTTCATGTTCAGCTACTGATAGATGTTTCAAATCCAGAGGGAATGCCATATTACTTCCTAGAGGTTAGATAATGGCGCATAACTTTAATGTAAACGCTTACAATCCACCTTGACAAAACCTTAAAATTCAATCTCCATAAACTATGGATAAAAAATATATCTTTTTGATCATTTTGTTTAGCATAAACTTGTTTTCACAACCAATTCCTGAAGTTAATAAAATTCAAGAGATACCAGAGTTTCAGTTTACAACCGATCACCTGAAAACCTGTCAAAATTTAATCAATCAATCGAAAAAAGGTGGTATCCCTGATTCTGAATTTTGGAAAGAATTTAATTCAGATAAATGTCTTCCTAAAAATAAAATCATTCACATGAAAGATGTATGTTTTCTCGAATTGGTTGGTTCAAAAGATGAAGTCGCATTTTTTTTCGATCTAATATGCAGTGAAAATAACACAAAGAAGATTCAAAAAAAAATGACGTTGATTCCCATCATGACTGTAGCGGAATCAGATCCAAGTGATCTGAGAGAATTCGAATATACTTTGGATGAAGAATATAAGAACTTTAGAACTAAGTATCAAATTGGAACCGAACTTTTGAAGTATAAAAAACATAGTAAATTTGATGCTGAAATATTACAATTCGACCGAGATGGTGATCTTATGTTTTATACAATTATCAACCTAAAACCCCGCAAGTAAATTCATCGATTTTCATATAGCTAAGAAAAATTGATAAGAGTCATGAAAAATGAATGAATATTCTTGAGACTTGTATCACTACCGATTGATCAAACATTCAATGTCATTTTCTTTTTTCCGTTTATGCAACCTCATACTTTTATTGATCATGTTGCCTTTTTTCATCGGGCATTGCAATCAGAACCAACCCGTTTTTCCTAATGGACTTGAGCCTGTCGCCACAGGTTGGGAAACAAAAAATCCAAATCTTCTACTCAATTCCTCTTGTATTTCATGCCATAAGGATATAAAACCTCACGAAGATAGACATTCCTATTCTTGGAAAAGTGATTTATTTCAAGAAGCTTTAAAAATTGAAAATCGTGAATGGTGTGTTCATTGCCATGCACCTCTATCAAAACAAAAAGAAATCTACTACCGAAAGATTAAAAATGAAAACAATATATCCCAATCCGATTTACATCTGTTAAATGAAGGTATTAACTGTGTATCTTGTCATGTTCGAAATGGAAAAATACTGGGATACCAAAAACGAACGATTGGAAATCATGAAGTAGTTGAATCAAATATTGGAAAGCCAGAGTTTTGTGCAAACTGTCACCAATTCAACTTCCCTATATTTAAAGATGATAAAATTATATATTCCAATCATCCAATGCAAAATACTTACGAAGAATGGAAATCTTCTGGAATCGAAGATAGTTGTCAATCCTGTCATTATTCAAATCACAAACTCGTTGGTCCAAACAATCGGGAATGGTTTTCCGATCAATTTTATGATTTTGCTATTGATACCTCAGAAGAAGAATTATCCCTTACTTTTAAAATGACAACCAGAGGACACAACTTACCATCTGGTGACCTATTTAGATCATTAGTTCTGGAAATTAGTAAAGACTCAAAATTTCAATCGATTATCATATCGAAACGTTGGTCTAGAAAATATGAATTGATGGAAAAAAATTCGAAAGAATCATTCGGTAAAAAACTTTCGATTGATACTTCATTACTTGCATCGAAAAAGAAAATTCAGCTTATTTTTGATAAGCCATTCATATCCCCCATTTTTGTACGACTTGCCTACTATTATCATGATCCTGTGTTGGCTGGGAAATCAAATGTGAACCCAAGTCCATTGGTTTTGTTCAAACAGAAAATTTATTGAACTCTGTAATCCTCTAAATCTTTAGGATAGAAATTTGGATCACATTCTTTCGGCTCTTCTCCCGAAAACTTTTTATGAGAATAAGATCTGTAATCTTCCTCATTCTTCTCTGGTTTCACTTTTACTGCTTCAAACAAACTATGATAAGATAGTTCACTTTTGTATGCTTTGGAATTTTTTTTACATTCGGCAAATTTTGGAGTTCCATAACATTCTGTCGGGGCTTCAGAATATTCATACTTATTCCTTTGCTCTTGACTCACCACGTAATCCAAATCACAATCTTCTTTTTTTTCTGTAACTACTTTGTTTCCTATAAACTCCCACTTACCTCTACTAAAACTTTTGTACTTTTGATCACAGTAATATTCAGTTTTCACGACAAAGTAACCATTGGAACAAAGATAAAATTTATCCCCTGATCTAGGACCTTGGTAGGTTATTTCACCAATCACATTTGACTTGGTGATGTAATGTACTTTGAAGAGTTCCTGAAGGCCCTGGTCCCAATTTGGAAGTTTCCGTAAATTTTCCAAATCAGGATCTTTGTTTATTTTTTGGATGGCAAAATATCCATTTTGAATGGCTAGTCGTAAGTTTGATTTAGACTCTTCTAACTGATTTAATCGACTATAGACGCAAGCTAAGTTGTAGTAAAGTAATGCAGTATTATCAGGATACATTTCCAATGCAATTTGGTAAGCCTTGACTGCATCGTTTAATCGATCCACATTGGTTAAACTATTGGCATAATGATAATAGGTTTCAGAAGTTGGATAAACCAAAATTGCCTTTTTATATTCTTCAATGGCTTTTGTATCCTGTTTTTTCTGATAATAATTGATACCAATTCTAGTAATAGCAGCAGCTTTTTTTTCTAATTTTTCCTTTGTCTTCCAGTTAATATCTTTGTTTTTCGAGCGACGAAACCCCTCTACCCATTTTAATGTTAGCATCTTTTTTTCATCAATAGGTTCTTCCGTAAATAATACATTTACGAAGGGACCTAGCAAACAAACAAGAATCAAAATTAAGATAGTTTTTTTCTTGGTTAGTGATACCAGATTCATACTGTAATTTTCTTAATCTGCAAACAATAATGCAATAAAAAATTGTATCGACCTACTGTTAGTGGATATTCTAATTAAAATTATTCTCGTTAGTTGATCTTAATCAAACAATTACTACACGATATATTTATTGAATTTATTTGATATTACTTTCTTTTGGAAGTGTATCCCCTCCCCCCGCACCAGGGATTAATCCGCAGCGACCATAGGAGCGAGGATACAAGCAAACTGAAAGTTTGACTTGGTGAGTGAACGATAGAGAACTCAACATACGATCGACATGAACGACATTACAACTTTAATCTCCGAGAATAACGTGATTAAAGAAAAAACAAAATGTGGAAATCCTTTTCACTTCAGTGAAAAGATTGGAACGGAAAGCCCGGTCGCGAACAAAATAAAACTGCGCTTAAAATAATGTTTGCGAGGTGCCCCACTAACTTACAAAAGAAACAGGAGTTCCTGTGTTCCGGGCCGAAAACCCAATGACTTGTGTGGTTCTTGGGACAGGACGTTACTTGGATGAATTGAAATATATTAACCGATAAGGCGTAGTTGCATTCCGCATTTCGATACGGTCTCCGGCCTACTCAATGCTCCGCCTTTAGGGTCGTCTGCATTGTAGGCCAAGTCGTTTCGGTCGCCTAAGTAGCGAAGCGAAGCGGTTAGTTTCTGTTATACCTATGGTGTAAGCGGGCTATATGCAAAGCAGATAGCGGCTGTGAGCCTGCGGATATACGAATAACGTGTTTTAGTTCTCGGGCGCACATTTCCGGCTCTCCGCTGCAATCTTTGCTTACGCAAAGGATTTCCGCTTCGATCCGGGGCGCGGGGAAAATTGGTAAAGACCCAATATACAATTTTTCTCCAAAACTTAGAACCAAATCCCTTTTTTCTCAATCATTGATCTAAAATTACGTACATATCCTATGATTTTACTCCTGCTAGGAAGGAATTTTATCGATTGACAGGAAACATTATATACAATATTTGTTTCCTAAAGAAACAAAGGATACAAAATATGTTTCCAATTGATAAAACAAATCGAGTCAAACTTCAGCCCAATTTCGCAAAAAATCTTGGGATTCTCTTTTACATTCTATTCATTATGGCTTGGGGAACCCTCTCTGCGGAATCGGAAAAAACACAAAATCCAATGCGAATGGAAGATATCCTTCGCATGTCTTGGGAGAACCAAGTAAAGACACAAACACTCAAATTGCAGTTAAAAACAAGTAATTACGATTGGGAAAAAACGAATGGAAACTATGCATGGAATCTCGAAGCCAAAGGTTTAGCAAAGAATACTACCAATTTTGACCTGCCTCAATATATCATCCAAGGAACTAGAGTTACGGATAACACCGTACAGGCGGGAATTAACAAAAAATTCAGCACAGGGACAAGTTTGGGTGTATCCATCATTGACAATCGTTATGAAACCAATGCGGGAAAAACAGGGAATTCCACAATTTCAGGTTTTTCTGGATTTGCACAACCATCCTATCATTTTGCAACTGTTGGAATCAACATAAGCCAAGATCTCTTAAAAAACTTTTTTGGTTACCAAGATCGATTAAAGTTAGCAACCGCTAGGAGATCCTCATCGATCCAAAGACTCAATACTTTGGATTCACTTTCGAAAAGTTTGGTCAATTCACTGATCGAATTTTGGAATTTAAGTTTGGCCGAGGAAAATCTTGAAACTAATACTTCTTTATTAAAAAATGCCAAACTCATTAGAGATATTTATACAAAAAAGGCAAACTATGGATTTGATACAACTGGAGACATCCATCAATGGAACTCGATTGTCCTTTCAGCAACAAGTGCTGTCAAAAATTCCGAACTTGAAAGAAACAAAATCAAAAGAGAATTACTGACTTCTCTTGGCAAAGAACCTGAAGACAACTTCTCTTTTATACCAATTTTGAATGAAGAAGAATTGATTGTTACAGATAATTATGAAACAGAACTGAAAGAGGCTTTTGAAAAAAGATATGATGTCCGTGCTTCCTTGTTGTTATTACGTAACTCAGAAGATAATCTAAAGTCAGCAGACAATGGTTTGTTGCCAAATTTTACAATTGGAGGAACTTATAATTTCAAAAATTATGACCAACAATTCCCACAAGATTTTTATGGAATTTTGAGTGGTAGGTTCAACCAAAACACAGCTGAATTTAAAATTGATTATCCACTTGGCAATGAAGCAGCAGAAGCAGAATATAAAAAAGCTGAATCAAATAAACAACAATCACAAATTGAATGGATCGAAATTCAAAACAGTGTGCGATCAGATCTATTATCAAAAAGAGAGAACATAAAAGTAAGTTTTGAACTCTATTTAGAATCCAAGAAAAACAAAACCGAGAGTAAATTATTTTATGATAAAGCACTCTCTGCTTTTAAAAATGGAAAAGGAACATCTGTTGTTTTAAAAAACGCTATGGATGCTTATGTCCGCTCTCAATCCAATCATTCGCAATCTCTCATTTCTTACAATATTGCAATCATTCAATACGAAATCTCAAAAGGGACATTTTTTGAAAAATATGCAATTAACCCAGAACAAATAGCTATTTTAAACAACGAGGACAACCAATGAATTTAGCAAAATTATCAATCGAAAGACCAGTGTTTATTGCCTGTACGGTCATTTTAATTGCGGTAGTAGGCATAGTTAGTTTTGGGAAGTTAGGTGTCGAAAACTTTCCTGATGTTAGTTTTCCAACGATAGCTGTTAATGTGACCTATCCAGGTGCGGCTCCTAACGAAATTGAAACATTGGTTTCCAAACCTATTGAAGATGAGTTATCCACGATTTCTGGAATGAAAAAAATCAGATCGACTTGTAACGAAGGATCTGCTGTCATCGTTGCTGAATTTTCATCTGATACAGACATAGGTTATGCGGAACAGCAAATTAGAGATAAGGTGGCATTTGCAAGAAAAAAGTTACCTTCCGAAGTAGAAGAACCCGTGATTAGAAGATTTGACCCGTCCGATTTGCCAATCATCAGCATTTCCATGCAATCTGATATGGCAGAAAATGAATTCTACGATTTTGCATCAGAAACTATAAAACAAAGATTAATTTCAGTCAATAATGTCGGTTCTGTCGATATCATTGGAGGACGGAAAAAAGAAATATGGGTAGAATTAGATCGAAACAAACTCATATCAAAAAACATAGCAGCTTCCACTGTATCACAAAAGATAACAACGGGTGGTTCCAATATTCCTGCAGGTAAAATCCGTGGCGAAAGATCTGACCTCAATTTTCGAACGATCAATGAATATAGAAATTTTGAAGAAATTAAAAATGTGCCTATTAGTTTTTTAAACAATGAAATCCCAATACCGGTAGGAGACGTTGCACGAGTAACTACGGGATCTGAGGATATAACTTCACTTGCCTATTGGAATGGCAAACCAGCCTTATTTTTGTTAGTTTATAAACAATCTGGATCAAATACTGTTGAAGTGGCTGATGCAGTCAAAAATCGAATTGAATCTTTAAAGAATGAATATCCAAAGGTTCATTTTGATTACTACAACGATTCATCTAAAGTTGTAAAAGACAATGTTTGGGACGTGGAAGAATCTATTTTTATAGGTATTATTTTAACAATTGTAGTTGTTTTATTCTTTTTAGGAAGTGTTCGATCAACAATCATCACTGGACTTGCATTGCCAACCTCTCTTTTAGGTTCCTTCATCCTAATGTACTTAGCTGGATTTACAATCAACACAATGACTTTACTTGCGATGTCACTTGCTGTTGGCTTACTTATCGATGATGCCATAGTTGTCCGCGAAAATATACATAGGCACAGGGAAATGGGAAAGGATAGCAAACAAGCTGCACTTGATGGTACGAAGGAAGTGACATTGGCCGTACTTGCCACAACCTTTGCGATCCTTGCTGTCTTCGGCCCTATCGGTTTTATAGGTGGGGTAATGGGTCAGGTATTAAAACCATTTGGATTTACTGTTTGTTTTGCTTTGTTAATTTCTTTATACGATGCATTAACAATAGCACCGATGATGTCAGCTTATTTTGGTGGAGACCATTCTGAAAAACAACCAGGTCGAATCAAAAAGATTTTATCGTTCCCTATTGTAATGTTTGATCGTTTTCAGGAAAAATTAACAAATTTGTATGTTAGTACATTGAAATTTACGACAAAAGTTCCAATTATCATAGTTAGCCTTGCTTTATTCTTCTTTGTGAGTAGCATATTTATTTCAAAAATGTTGAAGTCTGAATTCATTCCCACGCAAGATTTAGGACAATTTACAATTACATTTGAACTTCCTCCGGGCGCAAGTTTGGAAGCTACAAAAAAAATAAATACAGAAGTGAATGAACTCCTTCATTCTCAAAAAGAAATCAAACTCACTGCTGGTTTTATTAAACAGAATAAAATTGATATTTATGTAGAATTGGTAAGTTCTAAGGAAAGAAAAATAAACACACCTCAGTTTAAAGATTACATTCGTAAAAAATTAATAAATTATACCTTTGCCAAACCTATTGTTAAGAATTTTGATCCCGTGGGCGGTGGTCAGCGATTATTTTCATTTGTTATTACAGGCAATAATGCAGAATCAGTGGAAACTTACAGCAAACAAGTATTTGATGAAATTAAAAAGATGAAAGACCTTACAGATCCCGACATTAGCCTTAGGGATGGTGCTCCAGAATTCAAAATCATCCCTAAAGGTGATCAAATTGTAAAATTAGGGGTAAATCCACAAACAATGGGAAAAGAACTGAGAACCATTGTAGAAGGAGATAAGGTAGCTGTGTTTCGTGAGAATAATTTCGAATATGATATAAGGGTACGGATGTTAGATGAACAAAGAGATTTGGCAAAAAACTATAATCAAGTGAAAGTGCCAAATATAAATGGTTTTTTAGTTCCATTATCCTATGTTAGCTCTGGAATCGCAAGCACTGGTCCAGCTACTA contains:
- a CDS encoding SpoIIE family protein phosphatase produces the protein MKFPLRLYCFLFLVFPISLFALPVDLTKNWNVKKGWSEYELPMGSGWIPLETLPLVSIKSQLVFPDGELQQITMVKPFLLSEIDFKETEADMFSFHIPCISNVYKVYVNGELVDKGGALDNGHIVRNGFKRNILIKLSRNLLQIGKNEIRVLLASEAGEELNYCNVFNDFNSSIDRYTELKKVEEEYATFMLLFLYFFVGIYHGLFYWKRRNETYNFYFALFAVFLSAYLYFRSQAIYRWDVDSFTTTKLEYFIVFLTPTWLLLFVDTFFRKRISIITKGYFVFSLTLAIVQFFVNRASSIVFLRVWQGSVLAFSVVLFYITVRAVMKNNKDAKRLLVGILFLMFTAIWDILGASGLIPIQNLNLSRFGFLFFVLGIAVVLANRFLRVHKQVEELNANLERKVVERTNELQETLTRVQELKVQQDGDYFLTSLLLDPLNDSKKSHSEMIGIQSYTKQKKEFEFKGKTKEIGGDLIICDDIVLNGKKYFVFINGDAMGKSIQGAGGALVLGVVFLSFIKRTQLLLESQSKSPERWIKECFYELQTIFESFDGSMLVSVVLGLVEEDTGVLYYLNAEHPWTVLYRDGVASFIEDELELRKIGTKGMAGQVRIRVFVLEQGDVLFIGSDGRDDLILETGSDGSRVMNEDETKFLQVVNDSNGELEQIVQNLQSIGSFSDDLTLLRLEWMGSTKRMRTNSLNSLSSDHFLYTELQSVLDSGNTEETYQIIERMLANENLEDDIRINLLREKSRISLLLKRFDSAVASLESIFPYFVTDNEILLQLSYAYRKSKNLSKAIEIGERLRARDPKHIRNLINLIECYRLQKNEDRAKKILSRLGSIAPENPQYLKIKESFG
- a CDS encoding tetratricopeptide repeat protein, translated to MNLVSLTKKKTILILILVCLLGPFVNVLFTEEPIDEKKMLTLKWVEGFRRSKNKDINWKTKEKLEKKAAAITRIGINYYQKKQDTKAIEEYKKAILVYPTSETYYHYANSLTNVDRLNDAVKAYQIALEMYPDNTALLYYNLACVYSRLNQLEESKSNLRLAIQNGYFAIQKINKDPDLENLRKLPNWDQGLQELFKVHYITKSNVIGEITYQGPRSGDKFYLCSNGYFVVKTEYYCDQKYKSFSRGKWEFIGNKVVTEKKEDCDLDYVVSQEQRNKYEYSEAPTECYGTPKFAECKKNSKAYKSELSYHSLFEAVKVKPEKNEEDYRSYSHKKFSGEEPKECDPNFYPKDLEDYRVQ
- a CDS encoding Ppx/GppA phosphatase family protein; the protein is MLPFSQILRKPNQAFRTEKILAAIDLGTNSFHIVVVKLRPDGTLEYLTKEKESVRLGSGSSDYAVITDEAMDRGLACLKRFKTLADSYNAEIRAVATSALREAGNRQVFLDRAEKETGIQIQVVSGNEEARLIYLGILQGLPVYDKRILLIDIGGGSTELLVGEKGEILFSTSLKLGAIRLTEKYLKKDPLSANDIQKCRIHIESVLSAFLPQIETWKPFMVVGSSGTISSVTSIVLEKKMEKRDRLNGTEIPVDQFKDVRKQILDADSLKKRLKIPGLDAKRGDIIVGGILVLDEVLQRIKAPSFTVSEFALREGIVYDTIESWFRQKDSSLPPLDNIREKAIKTVANLYPAGKKHAASVVKTTLQMFDDLKDLHGLGNLERDYLETACYLHQVGLCISHHNYHKHSYYIIKNSEAMVGFSNSEIEIIALIARYHRKGGPKGKHEEFKALRPDDQLLVKKLAAFLRIGDGLDRSEKSIIERLDAIYEKGKVICRLYHHKGTDPNLEIWSVAEKKDLFEETYGVSLEFQTFTI
- a CDS encoding rod shape-determining protein — encoded protein: MIFDNLYGLFSNDMGIDLGTANTLVHVKGQGIVLSEPSVVAVQASTGRVLAVGQEAKRMLGRTPGDIVAIRPMKDGVIADFETVEKMIRYFIAKVHNRTTFVKPRIVIGVPSGITEVERRAVRESAEQAGAREIFLIEEALAAAIGANIPIHEPAGNMIVDIGGGTTEIAVISLGGMVIAESIRTGGDEFDEAIVKYLRNQYNLVVGERTAEDIKLTIGNAFADKRVDTMEVKGRDAISGLPRTLELDSNEIRKALKEPTDEILDGIKSVLERTPPELAADIVERGIVLTGGGCLLRGLEHYLTKETGVPVFRAENPLTCVVLGTGRYLDELKYIKPGIR